A genomic region of Halobaculum lipolyticum contains the following coding sequences:
- a CDS encoding alkaline phosphatase family protein gives MTTITIGLDGANWDLIGDWLADGDLPNLQRLIDDGVGGVSESCLPPLTVPNWKCYATGKNPGKLDVFRFDRIDTENRQHVFHDATDFKSAELWDYLNDEGMTAGVINKPSTYPPKDLDGFVVAGGPDASETEFRSLERGFATPPDVEEFLREELDYRVHPSPMISPTEKGEAEVEAVLDLIDLRFAAANALLEREDPDFLHLTVFYSMALQHYFFDGEPVRRAWQRIDDHLGAFLDEGHDILVMSDHGTCYVETVFYINVWLQQQGYLSVENNIDGALRKAGITRERALSVAKRLRMVETLSKVVPEGIQKVIPWDEGVKRDRVLSILDWDDTRAVASNQGPIYLALQPGDPGYEDLRTELIEGLESLRHPRTGDRVVKAVYRGEEYYDGPYVHHAPDLILDQGDGVHTSDAIGPDEPLADSGVWLGGNMPEGIFLFSGPNFRSDGLTERARIVDLAPTLLHAMGAAVPDDVDGEVLDVFAPGSEPAERAVRTRGPLSGDRETEDTDDAEVAERLADLGYLE, from the coding sequence ATGACCACGATCACGATCGGACTCGACGGCGCGAACTGGGACCTGATCGGCGACTGGCTCGCCGACGGCGACCTCCCGAACCTGCAACGGCTGATCGACGACGGCGTCGGCGGCGTCTCGGAGAGCTGTCTCCCGCCGCTGACGGTGCCGAACTGGAAGTGCTACGCCACCGGGAAGAACCCCGGGAAGCTGGACGTGTTCCGGTTCGACCGCATCGACACGGAGAACCGACAACACGTGTTCCACGACGCGACCGACTTCAAGAGCGCGGAGCTGTGGGACTACCTCAACGACGAGGGGATGACCGCCGGCGTGATCAACAAGCCGTCGACGTACCCGCCGAAGGACCTCGACGGCTTCGTGGTCGCCGGCGGACCCGACGCCTCCGAGACGGAGTTCCGCTCGCTGGAGCGCGGCTTCGCCACGCCGCCGGACGTCGAGGAGTTCCTCCGCGAGGAGTTGGACTACCGCGTCCACCCCTCCCCGATGATCTCCCCCACCGAGAAGGGGGAGGCGGAGGTGGAGGCGGTGCTGGACCTGATCGACCTCAGGTTCGCCGCCGCGAACGCGCTGTTGGAGCGCGAGGACCCCGACTTCCTCCACCTCACGGTGTTCTACAGCATGGCGCTGCAGCACTACTTCTTCGACGGCGAGCCGGTGCGCCGCGCGTGGCAGCGCATCGACGACCACCTCGGGGCGTTCCTCGACGAGGGCCACGACATCCTCGTCATGTCCGACCACGGGACCTGCTACGTCGAGACGGTGTTCTACATCAACGTCTGGCTCCAGCAGCAGGGGTACCTCTCCGTCGAGAACAACATCGACGGCGCGCTCCGGAAGGCGGGGATCACCCGCGAGCGGGCGCTGTCGGTCGCCAAGCGCCTGCGCATGGTCGAGACGCTCAGCAAGGTCGTCCCCGAGGGGATCCAGAAGGTGATCCCGTGGGACGAGGGGGTCAAACGCGACCGCGTGCTCTCGATCCTCGACTGGGACGACACGCGGGCGGTCGCGAGCAACCAGGGACCGATCTACCTGGCGCTCCAACCCGGCGACCCCGGCTACGAGGACCTCCGCACCGAACTCATCGAGGGGCTGGAGTCGCTGCGTCACCCCCGGACCGGCGACCGCGTCGTGAAGGCGGTGTACCGCGGGGAGGAGTACTACGACGGCCCGTACGTCCACCACGCGCCGGACCTCATCCTCGACCAGGGCGACGGCGTCCACACGAGCGACGCCATCGGCCCGGACGAGCCGCTCGCCGACTCCGGCGTCTGGCTCGGCGGCAACATGCCCGAGGGCATCTTCCTGTTCTCCGGGCCGAACTTCCGCTCGGACGGGCTGACCGAGCGCGCGCGCATCGTCGATCTGGCGCCGACGCTGCTGCACGCGATGGGCGCGGCCGTCCCCGACGACGTCGACGGCGAGGTGCTCGACGTGTTCGCGCCCGGGAGCGAACCGGCCGAGCGCGCCGTCCGGACGCGCGGCCCGCTCTCGGGCGACCGCGAGACCGAGGACACCGACGACGCCGAAGTGGCGGAACGGCTGGCCGACCTCGGCTACCTGGAGTGA
- a CDS encoding DUF354 domain-containing protein, producing MRVLVDVSHPAHVHLFRNAIAALSGRGHEVRVVSREKDVTTDLLDAYGIDHTPLSTKSRGVAGAVREWGGRGARLLRLAADFDPDVTLSRLNPTAAYVSRIVGAPNVVFHDTEQAGLLDRVTTPFASVVCTPAEFGRDVGDNHLRYQGYHELAYLHPARFEPNPTRLRDAGVDPAAPFSVVRLVEWSAHHDDGAAGFSPDAVRELVDRLGDHGAVYLTSESPLPEDLREHAAPVAPDAMHDLLAYADLYVGDSGTMATEAALVATPSVRLDPYDADMGNFETFAEYGLVESVPDERAALDRAVDLAADPDAGERWRRGRRRLLGEKVDVTAFMVELTEEVGA from the coding sequence ATGCGGGTCCTCGTCGACGTGAGTCACCCGGCGCACGTCCACCTGTTCCGCAACGCGATCGCGGCGCTGTCCGGGCGGGGACACGAGGTGCGCGTCGTCAGCCGGGAGAAGGACGTGACCACCGACTTGCTGGACGCCTACGGCATCGACCACACGCCGTTGTCGACGAAGAGCCGCGGCGTCGCCGGCGCCGTCCGCGAGTGGGGCGGCCGCGGCGCGCGCCTCCTGCGGCTGGCGGCCGACTTCGACCCGGACGTGACGCTCAGCAGGCTCAACCCCACGGCCGCGTACGTCTCGCGGATCGTCGGCGCGCCCAACGTCGTGTTCCACGACACCGAACAGGCGGGGCTGCTCGACCGCGTGACGACGCCGTTCGCGTCGGTCGTCTGCACGCCGGCGGAGTTCGGCCGCGACGTGGGCGACAACCACCTCCGCTACCAGGGGTACCACGAACTCGCGTACCTCCACCCGGCGCGCTTCGAGCCGAACCCGACCCGGCTGCGCGACGCCGGCGTCGACCCCGCGGCGCCGTTCTCGGTGGTCCGGCTCGTCGAGTGGAGCGCCCACCACGACGACGGCGCCGCCGGCTTCTCGCCCGACGCCGTCCGGGAACTGGTCGACCGCCTCGGCGACCACGGCGCCGTCTACCTCACCAGCGAGTCGCCCCTGCCAGAAGACCTCCGCGAGCACGCCGCGCCGGTGGCGCCCGACGCGATGCACGACCTGCTCGCGTACGCCGACCTGTACGTCGGCGACTCCGGGACGATGGCGACGGAGGCCGCGCTGGTGGCGACGCCGTCCGTGCGGCTCGACCCCTACGACGCCGACATGGGGAACTTCGAGACGTTCGCGGAGTACGGGCTGGTCGAGTCGGTGCCCGACGAGCGAGCGGCGCTCGACCGCGCGGTCGACCTCGCGGCCGACCCGGACGCGGGCGAGCGGTGGCGCCGCGGTCGCCGCCGCCTCCTCGGCGAGAAAGTCGACGTGACGGCGTTCATGGTCGAGTTGACCGAGGAGGTGGGGGCGTGA